The following DNA comes from Populus trichocarpa isolate Nisqually-1 chromosome 19, P.trichocarpa_v4.1, whole genome shotgun sequence.
ATATACATATTACTTATGTTAAGgagttataaaatctaaaaaataaatattacaggTTAGAAAGGTTAGGAAGACGGGTCAAGATTTTTGAAGCCTTGTTAACCTAATATAACCTATACAtcttatgtttattttattttatctttatatttaataatttgtgaattaataatttatttttattttatttagaaaagtctcaattaaaatattcttgttagtgaaatttttattagatttttttaatataacaaaaaaacttgttttttactaaaaaaaaaatataactagaaATTAATAGTGTGTTAGGTATGAAAGTTAGATCTAATATTGAAGTATCAGAACACTTATTTTCATGTTGTAGGTTTGTCTCTAAATACTaacttataaaaattaacaatataaaattatcttgttaatattcataaaaattttaacctaatttgatatatttagtcatttgagtttttttttaatgatttatatttgtaatctataaaaatatcgtaaattaaatttactagaattataaatttaaaccccATACAACTATACAAGCCATTTTAAAAGCTGCCATGATTCATATGATATGAGTACCATCACCACGTTTTCCACTAGTTttgacatttctttttttattacagaAGCATTCACTAACCCATCTTGACATCCCCCTTTTTCAACGAGATCATGGCCTTGTTTGGTGTGTTTGTcaattcttgaatatttttttttattttaatatattaatattaaaaaaaatattttaatatgtttacaAAAAGTAAAAATGAACCGCGTAGGCATACATTTATTGATGGAAGCCATGGTTTTTCACAGCCACATATTTTTCAAGTCTTCCTGGGCGCGCGTGAATAGCACAAGCTCAAGTCCAAATTAAAGAAGCTCGTTCATACTAGACAATTACATTTACGAACTTAATTCAAATCTTAAAttagtaatataaaaataaattaacttaacaaATTAAgctaaaatctttaaaatgtcTCTTGGGATTTTAGAtaatttcctgttttttttttaaaaggaaagaaatatcaaatttgaggggggtcaatttatattaaaattaattatatcttaatagtaatcatctagtaggtggtCCAGTAGTAGGAGTTTGAGATTAAATGATTTACTTTCCCTGTAATCTCAGGTTCGAatcctgtggttgctaatatgatggtcactggaggcttacatggttgttaactttaaggctcgtgaaattaatcgagatacgcgCAAACTGATTcaaacacccatattaataaaaagaaaaattatatcttgataatgaaaaaatcatatcattgtaagtgaaatcttataaaaagaaataacaaattcTTGGTTTTCCTGTCTCTTAGCTTCAAATTTACTCCTCGTGAGTAGGGAGAGGacattttatgtaatttattcATAGCCATTCGAAAAAATCATATACCAAATGTTTCCGCTTCTCccaaattatcttattttttattcatttttaatatgattttttttataatctacttatacatatattttaaataatataaatgttgttttaatatgattttatttattagataaatctaaaaaaaattaattcaatattaaaagataaaattaaataaaaacaggataaaattaaaaaaaaaatccaaagaaattattaaaaaataaaattgaaaaaacaaaaccaaaaaattaaaaattaaaaatcggGGCCAATAaacttttataatataataaaaaatacaaaaacttatttattattaatttaatattaaataatataattaaataacatctataatataattgaaaaaaaaaatcaagacaatcACCGGGCCAATGACTAGAACCCGCGTGGGAGCAGATCAACCATTGACCTCCTCTGCGTGCACGCGCTTTTTACTTATAACTTGTGATTCCCCCCTCCGAGATACcaatctctctccctctccccctcTCATACAAACAGAGAGTTTTCAGTGACCGAGTGCGTATTCTCGAATCGAAGGCATCTTTCTAAGCACCCCCGATAGCAATTTGCAGGTAAAGTTGAACGAACATCCagatcatgttgtttttttttttttaattaatttctttaagatTTGATGCTTGTAAACTCTCTTTTCCATTATTATAGCCCGTCCGTGAACTGCCTGTCTCAAATCTctcattattgttattaagaATGCTTGGATCTAAATTAGATGCCATAAATTACTTGGGATTTATGTGAGTGAGTCTTTTGTAAGTTAACTAAagaaatttattgagaattgttcATTTTTTGAGCGATCCGTTTAGACCAATTGCTTTCAAATGAACGATTATGCTGTCCAAGATGCGTATTTCTGATGAGCTTTCAGTACTGGGATTGGTATGTTTACAAGATTATCATTGCGTATTTCCGTACTAGTGCTCCCCTCCCTCACCCTAATCACTCCATCgctcaattttattaattaccgTGTGTTCAACGTTGCAATATAAATTCCTAGCTTGTTTCGATTTATGATTTATAAGAAGAATGATACAAGTTTTATGTAATTAGCTTCTGATCTTGCTCTCTATTGCTGTTCAAATGTTAGGTTTTTACCTTTCTATTCGAACTAGAAAGCCCATATgcatatgattttgttttggtgatttttCTCTAATGCGTGCCTCTTCTTCAAGGAACTTGGATTCAATGGCATTGGTTACGACTGCCGAGGTTTGTGACGCAAATCCGCAGCTAATTGTTAGTGGTGAGCTTCGAGCACTCCAACCAATCTTTCAGATTTATGGACGGCGCCAAGTCTTCTCTGGTCCTGTAGTGACTCTTAAGGTGTTTGAGGACAATGTTTTAATTCGTGAGTTTCTTGAGGAGAAGGGTAATGGCAGAGTTCTTGTTGTTGATGGCGGTGGCAGTTTGCGCTGTGCGATACTTGGAGGCAATCCTGTGGTACAAGCTCAGAACAATGGATGGGCTGGTATAGTGGTTAATGGCTGCATAAGGGATGTTGACGAGATTATGGGTTGTGATATTGGAGTGAGAGCCCTGGCCTCCCATCCAATGAAAGCCAATAAGAAGGGGATTGGAGAGAAACATGTTCCTATTACCATAGGTGGCACCAGAATCAGTGATGGAGAATGGCTTTATGCAGATACTGATGGAATCCTGATTTCTCGAACAGAGTTGGCTGTCTGAGCCGCCTCCTACTATGAAGATATTTCTTCAAAAACGCTTCTATTAATTTTTCTAGCGATGCTTTACTTTTAAACCTATCTTTGGCACTCACATTTACATTCGCTGGTCTATTTGTGATTtgtagattagaaaaaaaagagaaaaaagcagAGCTGTTTCTGCCTTTCTGGTATCATGTCAGCAAAATATGTCGTTGATGTTGCAGAATACTTCTGCTTGGGGATTTATCTGGTGGAACTCCTTGTGTTAGATTATTTGATATTTGCTTCTGCCCCCCTTCTCCGAGTTTTCCTACTTTTTTCCTGCTGAGAATAAAATCTCTTCTCATCATTATTTTGCGAATCAGAAGGTGGGGAAAGGAGGTTCGATGAACGCCCAGAAAGTTTTTGGGGAAACAAGCAAGATTGGATTGAATGGTGATTTATTGACCAATGGCTTTTTACTATTCTCTCTTGCTCTAAGCCCTTTTTAGGACCGTTATCTTCTTGCTGTTTCGTCCCGCGGAATTGGAAGTGTCATGCTATGGTTATTTGATATTGAACTTGGTAACATACAGAAATAGGTGTTATTGATGTAGCTTCGGCTTTTTGGCCGCAACTCAGAACTCTGTTTTGCATTTAGCAACCAGAGAGCGGAAAAAATAGTGATGCCAGTAAAAAGTACAGCATATGAGGCTCAGCCATCAAGAAAGAGCAGGAAAGATTCTTAGAGCCCATTTGGGAAAGCCCAAAACAGAGCCTTAGTCGTTATAAGCCATTAGGTTTGGGTGGCAGGCAACAACTATGGCTGAAAACCTACCGGACTGGCATGACTGCTTCCATGCAGGCGGGCCAACATAACTTAAGGTAAGCCTTTTATTTCTCAAGTAAGCCTAGTGGTTTTCGCTGCTCATTGTGGATGCATGACAAGACGACTTCCACATGCTGTTACAACtcgcatgatttttttcttatcttttccaACATGGTAAGAAGTGCTAGTAGCTTGTAAAACCTTCCGACATCCCAGGGTGGTACATGACATCAGAGTACTGTCATGTAACTATTAAGAGCCTTGTGATTTCAACCTCCGCAACCCAGATCATTACCTGTGTCTATCGAAGTGTATACGAATCCCAGAAAACAAGCAAGCAATGTTAGCAATCATTCGTTGCTAACAATGGAAACTAGCTAGGACTTGAAATTTAATGAAAGGGTTCAACATCTAAATTAGGCTTCTCTCGCTGGCCTTTCGACTGAACTTTTCCTTTGATTGGAAGTTCAAATCAGTCCTTAAATTTGTAaatttctcatttccaactAAACCATTTTACACACAGCTTTGGAGCTTGTCTTCTGATAGCTAGATTTTGCCATTGATAAAACTTCTGCAGTCAACTGAAGTAGCAACAAATGAGAAATTGAGCCGCGCATACAGGTAAGATAGAGTCAAGTTCATGCATGCCTAACTTTCTCCAGTTACATTCTCATCATCTCTTTACATACGTAGACATACATACACATAAAGATGTACACAAATGCATGCACTAGGGTGCTATTGGGTGTGAGTCgttgataaaaatttattcatgaACAATATGATCAAAGGGAGAGCCCTCGGAAACAAGTCTTCAAAATTCAGATGGGGCATAGAGGTAAGCAACCGAGAGAAAATGCTCTGTTATAACCAGAGATTAGTGCTAACAATTGTCTGTGATATGTGATgattatctaaaaacatcatACATCATGTGACgtggaaaataaatgaatacCTTATATAAAGGAACAAAGTCCAAGCTtcttcacataatttttttgggaGTATGCTTTACAGAACATAGGGAGGTTCCTCacctttgtttgttttttgaacaATCACAAAATACAAACAAATCTCATGCACTTTTTCTACAATTCCATCTTCCAtttgaaacaacaaaaaatgaatgTGAAGCTAACAGATAGAACCAGAGCAAGAAGATACGTGCATCAAAGACTtgaggaaaatatatatatatatatatatatatatatagaagtagATAAGCATCATAGTAATTGTTGGGTTTCCTGAAACACAAATACAcaataaaatagtaaatttaaattttttcaagagtTTCAATAATGCTATTagacaaatctaaaattgtttaaggtttatataaatattacttgAAGATCAACTGATCTTTTCggctttgaataattacttTAAGGATGGATTGTCTAAAATCGTATATTGGATCGAGCtgactttttataaaaagatactagacacatataaatattttgtgataAGTTTTAAGGTCAAATGAAGttcaaaaacatgttattttagaGGGTCAAAGTTACTAGACGAATCTAGTCAAATATGTCAGATTAGTCATTTGTGTATTATTTGGAACGAATCTGGAGTTAcgaatttaattttgttgcgATTTAAGTTGTAATGGAAACTATACATCTTAagattttcaataatatatgGTAGGCCCAGTAATTCATCCAGACAAGAGAGAACAACGTGTTTGAAGTCAAGAATGAAATCGCCAAGAATGTATGAAAATTAGAGATTTAGGTTACATAgaggaattttaacatgaaaactttgtttttattattttattttatttatttatttatttttgaataattatttttgaatttggatttgttttggcccattagatatattttagggatttatttgattattaaacttatgttagttgatttGTAATTTAGGCTCATTAGCTTGTAACCCAAAAAGTAGAGTCAGTTAAAGGagactatattatttttttgagctgCAAATCTCAGCAGTAAGTTGAAGAATAAATGtgagttttcttctcttttttttgtggcAAAACAACCTTTCTTTATAGAAATAAAGATCGTACACTTACTTATTAAAGATTAACTGTCTTTATGACTTCATTTGTATATTTAAGGTTCTTAGATACAATGTTATATATAggtcaaagttttttttcaatacctttggttcttaAGTACAAGGTTACCTTTGGATCATGAttctatcaaacctaatttttacCTTTACGGATTGTTTTAGATTTCTTTCCTAACACCGCAAGTAGCCAAAACAAagccaaacaaaacaaaaaataaagtttcatcccaaattaatttaatgtaaaaggattaaattgaaaaaataaaaagtaaaaaaat
Coding sequences within:
- the LOC7459221 gene encoding putative 4-hydroxy-4-methyl-2-oxoglutarate aldolase 2, with translation MALVTTAEVCDANPQLIVSGELRALQPIFQIYGRRQVFSGPVVTLKVFEDNVLIREFLEEKGNGRVLVVDGGGSLRCAILGGNPVVQAQNNGWAGIVVNGCIRDVDEIMGCDIGVRALASHPMKANKKGIGEKHVPITIGGTRISDGEWLYADTDGILISRTELAV